The segment TACCGCTATCCCCTCGTCCAGTACAAGATAATTGAAAGCACGCCCACGGTCATTGGCATCAACGAAGGCGCCGAAGTATTAAAAGAAATATACAACCAGTACGACGAAATAAACCTGGGCGCCAATGTATATGAGGTCATGGAGCGGGGCATCTCGGTAAGGAACCAGGAATTCGGCCTGGCTGACGAAATGCACACATACCGTTTTGCCACCCCATGGTTCGCCCTCAACCAGGAGAATTACAAACGCTTCTACCTGGCAGGCGGCAGGACCGAACGGGCCGGACTGCTGAATAGAACCTTAACTGGCAACATACTTTCAATGGCAAAATCACTGGCCTACCAGGTCCCGGACAGGATACAATGCGAAACAGATGTCAATATACGAAAAGGCAGGCAGAAGGACATAAATATCATGACCTTTACAGGAAACTTCCGGACAAATTTCCTCATCCCTGATTATCTCGGTCTGGGTAAATCAGTTTCCAGGGGGTTCGGGGCTGTGCTGGAACATTCCAGACCCCGTTCGAAACAATAATGTACACCAAAGTTATCAAATATGTTAATTATGGTGAAATTAAATGAGTGAAAAATTCATATTACTGAACAGACTCGCAAAAAAGGGCAGCACCTTCAGCTTCGAAGAGGCATCAGAACTCAGCAGCCTGCAAAGCGGCAGTCTCAGGGTCCTGCTCTCGCATATGGAAAAGGAAGGATGGGTCGAGCGGATAGAAAAGGGAAAGTATCTTATCATCCCCCTGGGCGCAGAAAAGGGCAGATACACTATAAACGAATTCGTCATCGGTTATGAGATCGTAAAGAATGCAGCAATTGCCTACTGGAGTGCCCTCAACTACCATGGGTTCACAGAACAGATACCAAGCACGGTCTTTATCCAGACCACATCAAGAAAAAAAGAACCAAAAATAGAGATATTTGGCGTCAGGTACCGGATTATCAGGGTAACTGAGAAAAAGTTCTTCGCCCAGCAGAAAATATGGATTGAAGATTCACAGGTCTGTATTACAGACCCTGAAAAGACCATAGCGGATTGTCTTGACAATCCCCAATATTGTGGTGGTATCGTAGAAGTTGCAAAGGCACTGCGAAATGAAAAAAAAATAGATCTTGACAAAGTCATTGAATATGCAATAAGGATGGAAAATTCTGCAATCCTGAAAAGACTTGGCAGTCTCTGTGACAGACTGGGGATACCTGTGAATATTCCGCAGGCCCTTCTGGCCAAAGGCTACCCCCTGCTTGACCCGTCATTACATAGAAAAGGAAAGGCAAACCGGAAATGGAAAATAATTGAAAATGTGGATGAGAAAATAATTGGAACATTAGAATGATTCGCGCAAATGAGATAAGGGAAACTGCAAGAGAACATGGGGTTCCTGAATCGACAATTGAAAAAGACTATTGTATTGGCTGGTTACTGAAAAGTATGTATCAACCCAATGACTCATTTGTGCTCAAAGGGGGAACCGGAATAAGAAAATTGTATATCAGGAATTACCGTTTCTCAGAAGACCTGGATTTTACCATGCAAAAGAAAATGGGCAAAGCAAAGATTGAAGAAATTATCAGAACAGCCATACAAACAGCCAGAGAGGATAGCGGTATTGGTTTTTTGGATGACATAAAATCTGTACAGAATACGAATGGATACAGGTTTGATGTTTATTTCAGGATTTTAAGACAAACAGGTAATCCCCTGCGAATAAAATTTGACCTGACAAAACCTGAACAGGAAAGGGTCATTCTGCCCATTCGAAAAATGCCTGTTCTGCACCCTTATTCTGACAAATGTTCTGCTGCTGTACTTGCATATTCCATCCATGAGATAATATCAGAGAAAATACGTGCCATATTCGAACGTACAAGACCGAGGGACCTTTATGACATCTGGTATTTTTCTGAAAATTTTGTTCTCAGACAGGCCCTGGACATCCTGCCTGAAAAATGCAATTTCAAAGCTGTCAAAATGGATATATTATCTGTACTGGAACGAAAAGATGATTTTTCCACAGCATGGGATAATTCACTGGGTCATCAACTAAAGGACCTGCCGGATTTTGAGATGGTTTTCGAGCAGGTCATGAAACAACTGAAAACAATGG is part of the Methanosarcinales archaeon genome and harbors:
- a CDS encoding CRISPR-associated endonuclease Cas6, producing the protein MILQTFTLTLASTHPIQASASQLRGFFATKFNEYTLLHQHNTNHLIYRYPLVQYKIIESTPTVIGINEGAEVLKEIYNQYDEINLGANVYEVMERGISVRNQEFGLADEMHTYRFATPWFALNQENYKRFYLAGGRTERAGLLNRTLTGNILSMAKSLAYQVPDRIQCETDVNIRKGRQKDINIMTFTGNFRTNFLIPDYLGLGKSVSRGFGAVLEHSRPRSKQ
- a CDS encoding nucleotidyl transferase AbiEii/AbiGii toxin family protein — protein: MIRANEIRETAREHGVPESTIEKDYCIGWLLKSMYQPNDSFVLKGGTGIRKLYIRNYRFSEDLDFTMQKKMGKAKIEEIIRTAIQTAREDSGIGFLDDIKSVQNTNGYRFDVYFRILRQTGNPLRIKFDLTKPEQERVILPIRKMPVLHPYSDKCSAAVLAYSIHEIISEKIRAIFERTRPRDLYDIWYFSENFVLRQALDILPEKCNFKAVKMDILSVLERKDDFSTAWDNSLGHQLKDLPDFEMVFEQVMKQLKTMGTI